A single window of Colletotrichum destructivum chromosome 9, complete sequence DNA harbors:
- a CDS encoding Putative berberine/berberine, FAD-binding domain, PCMH-type, FAD-binding, type PCMH, subdomain 2, with amino-acid sequence MQLTKTLSILAFLAAASQCQTLEERSLIEAFLPRCKSVPGDSNWPSEFSWKALNLVTGGRLVKTAPVAQSCYDGPAKDLDECAYVTKMWSDQDFQTSNPIGRPYPYNITCAPVDYAAGETPSAPGCSLGPLPTYAVNATNRAHILSALLFARLHNVRLVVASTGHDLLGRSDGFGALEIWLRHYRNSIDFQDTYSSANRCARSGWAGSAIRIDGAWQWRDVYKVAKANNVIAVGGGAVSPGATGGWPSGGGHGPATRNYGLGADQILEAEVMLADGRVVTANHCENADLFRALRGGGPGYGIVLGTTVKAHPNVDVVTAHHLAIAPLRPSANNSDLLDAVSVLLRSYPDLSDAGFAGYAYWFRNFPGVFVGNASSGYSHGFWTIGKTRDEADAGFAPVREALAAFRDRLFVHESFASYADYWSFYEAESGLYDPTGDTSILTSRLIDRSAVADAAAVRDAVEVLSGKPEEFASNVVLLVSGGQVFEDAADETSGLHPAWRSSSYALITGRGIPRTAGRALRQAVQDDVTFVKGAAGKRLAPATGGYMNEGDRHDPDYIETFYGANYARHLAAKKKYDPFGVFYCPTCVGAEAFVERPDGPLCRV; translated from the exons atgcAGCTCACCAAGACCCTGTCGATCCTCGCGttcctggccgccgcctcgcaaTGCCAGACGCTCGAGGAACGGTCCCTGATcgaggccttcctgcccAGATGCAAAAGT gtccCCGGAGACAGCAACTGGCCGTCCGAGTTCTCATGGAAGGCCCTTAACCTCGTCACGGGCGGGCGTCTCGTCAAGACGGCGCCCGTCGCGCAGTCGTGCTACGATGGCCCGGccaaggacctcgacgagtgCGCCTACGTGACCAAGATGTGGTCGGACCAGGACTTCCAGACGTCGAACCCCATCGGCCGGCCGTACCCTTACAACATCACCTGCGCGCCCGTCGACTACGCCGCGGGCGAGACTCCCTCGGCACCGGGATGCTCCCTCGGCCCGCTGCCGACGTACGCCGTCAACGCGACGAACCGCGCCCACATCCTCTCGGCGCTCCTCTTCGCGCGCCTGCACAACGtgcgcctcgtcgtcgccagcacGGGccacgacctcctcggccgctcCGACGGCTTCGGCGCGCTCGAGATCTGGCTGCGGCACTACCGCAACAGCATCGACTTCCAGGACACGTACTCGTCCGCCAACCGGTGCGCCCGGTCCGGCTGGGCCGGCAGCGCCATCCGCATCGACGGCGCCTGGCAGTGGCGGGACGTCTACAaggtcgccaaggccaacaacgtcatcgccgtcggcggcggcgccgtgtcCCCCGGGGCGACCGGCGGGTGGCCGTCCGGCGGCGGACACGGGCCGGCGACCCGTAATtacggcctcggcgccgaccagatcctcgaggccgaggtgatgctcgccgacggccgcgtcgtcACGGCCAACCACTGCGAGAACGCCGACCTCTTCCGCGccctccgcggcggcgggccgggctacggcatcgtcctcggcaccACCGTCAAGGCGCACCccaacgtcgacgtcgtcacgGCCCACCACCTCGCCATCGCGCCCCTCCGTCCCTCGGCCAACAACTcggacctcctcgacgccgtctcggTCCTGCTGCGTTCGTACCCTGACCTCAGCGACGCCGGCTTCGCGGGCTACGCCTACTGGTTCCGCAACTTCcccggcgtcttcgtcggcaaCGCCTCCTCGGGCTACTCCCACGGCTTCTGGACCATTGGCAAGAcgcgcgacgaggccgacgccggctTCGCCCCCGTgcgcgaggccctcgccgccttccgGGACCGCCTCTTCGTCCACGAGAGCTTCGCCAGCTACGCCGACTACTGGTCCTTCTACGAGGCCGAGTCCGGGCTGTACGACCCGACGGGCGACACCTCCATCCTGACGTCGCGCCTGATCGACCgctccgccgtcgccgacgccgccgccgtgcgcgatgccgtcgaggtcctcaGCGGCAAGCCCGAGGAGTTCGCGTCCAACGTCGTGCTCCTCGTCTCGGGCGGCCAGGTGTTCGAGGACGCCGCGGACGAGACGTCCGGCCTGCACCCGGCCTGGCGCAGCTCGTCGTACGCGCTCATCACGGGCCGCGGCATCCCCCGGACGGCCGGCCGCGCGCTGCGCCAGGCCGTCCAGGACGACGTCACCTtcgtcaagggcgccgccggcaagcGGCTCGCGCCCGCGACGGGCGGCTACATGAACGAGGGCGACCGCCACGACCCGGACTACATCGAGACCTTCTACGGCGCCAACTACGCGCGCCACctggcggccaagaagaagtacGACCCGTTCGGCGTCTTCTACTGCCCGACGtgcgtcggcgccgaggcctttGTCGAGAGGCCGGACGGGCCGCTGTGTAGGGTGTGA
- a CDS encoding uncharacterized protein (Putative zn(2)Cys(6) fungal-type DNA-binding domain, transcription factor domain, fungi): MDERPSKKRKVRKGTRSCWQCRKRKIRCEFTSNEEQTCNGCKSRGTTCVSQEFNDDEPSGPPERGLAQRLGRLEELMVKLADKIGPEASIVSGSSSSNSNNSNNSNNSSNNSSNNNSINNSINTPTSSIDGSLRSSEFQGTPDDSTLVSASVTTSSSTPSDVMPETRTPQDRPSRSGSKYEKMCRELHSAFPSPEDAKTIVHSSRGPIFLLAMFYSYQDILDGNSPATAALTVVPDVNKHPAVLARKLLQLTICLQQLPPSFDFSKLELGLKGSIQDKMNEWASVAGLVTSNEELLGSAEGLECLILLGFYLLNSGNLRKAWLVMRRALSLAQLMGIEADLARPLKSCDPATDASTIPASQTFWYRINFCDRYISLLLGLSAGTQDNSFLTDQFLARDTPMERLEKRYTAIALRIIERNRAPAHEAYAITQSVDCELENAAKSMGRSWWEIPSLMSHYTTDTPAQMGVMSHLMLQIHHHSLLILLHLPYMLRNQTNSRFDYSKNTCLESSRAVLRRCVIFRTANDVAFSCRHIDYSSLMASMTLLLGHLSRPPGVREEDWSRQRNEDRALAVKVVAKMEELALLNDDKLSNESADIIRKLLPIVDCCNGMTPAQFQGEEARNLQLVIPYLGVININTTTNQAAESCTVDLSHSQLATPTNTATTTTTAAAVASETYQEMTPPELCAEALLGQDNTIPHEDPSAGLFSTDCLEGWSCPGITAEAGDWTFQGVDTTYWSLLNSGMACNFTQ, encoded by the exons aTGGACGAGAGACCatccaagaagcgcaaggtcCGCAAGGGCACAAGGAGCTGCTGGCAGT GCAGGAAGAGAAAAATCCGCTGCGAGTTCACCTCCAATGAGGAGCAGACCTGCAACGGCTGCAAATCTCGGGGCACCACCTGCGTCAGTCAAGAGTTCAACGACGATGAACCTTCCGGTCCGCCCGAGCGCGGCCTTGCccagcgcctcggccggctcgaAGAGTTGATGGTCAAGCTGGCCGACAAGATTGGTCCGGAGGCGTCAATCgtcagcggcagcagcagtagcaaTAGCAACAATAGCAAtaacagcaacaacagcagcaacaacagcagcaacaacaacagtatcaacaacagcatcaaCACGCCGACATCATCGATCGATGGATCCCTACGCTCGTCCGAGTTTCAAGGTACCCCGGATGATTCCACACTGGTGTCCGCGTCCGTCACCACCTCCTCTTCGACACCCAGCGATGTGATGCCCGAGACTCGCACGCCGCAAGACCGTCCGTCCCGGTCCGGTTCCAAGTACGAGAAGATGTGCCGAGAGCTTCACTCGGCATTCCCCTCTCCCGAGGATGCCAAAACCATTGTCCACTCGAGTAGGGgccccatcttcctcctGGCCATGTTCTACTCGTACCAAGACATCCTCGACGGCAACTCCCCCGCAACGGCGGCTCTCACCGTCGTGCCCGACGTCAACAAGCACCCGGCTGTCCTGGCAAGGAAACTGCTTCAGTTGACCATCTGCCTCCAACagctgccgcccagcttcGACTTCTCTAAACTCGAGCTCGGCTTAAAGGGCTCTATCCAGGACAAGATGAACGAGTGGgcctccgtcgccggcctggtcACCTCCAATGAAGAGCTTCTCGGTTCTGCAGAGGGCCTGGAGTGCCTCATCCTCCTGGGCTTCTATCTTCTCAACTCCGGGAACCTGCGCAAGGCGTGGCTCGTCATGAGACGCGCGCTGAGCCTGGCACAGCTGAtgggcatcgaggccgacctGGCGCGGCCTCTGAAGTCGTGCGACCCGGCCACCGACGCCAGCACCATCCCCGCCTCCCAGACCTTCTGGTACCGCATCAACTTCTGCGACCGCTacatctccctcctcctcggcctctcgGCCGGGACCCAAGATAACAGCTTCTTGACGGACCAGTTCTTGGCCCGGGACACGCCGATGGAACGGCTGGAAAAGCGGTACACGGCGATTGCCCTGCGCATCATCGAGAGGAACCGCGCGCCGGCCCACGAGGCCTACGCCATCACCCAGTCGGTCGACTGCGAGCTCGAAAACGCCGCAAAGTCCATGGGGCGAAGCTGGTGGGAGATACCGTCCTTGATGTCCCACTACACCACCGACACGCCGGCCCAGATGGGCGTCATGTCGCACCTGATGCTCCAGATCCACCACCACAGCCTGCTCATCCTGCTGCATCTGCCCTACATGCTCCGGAACCAGACAAACAGCCGCTTCGACTACAGCAAGAACACGTGCCTCGAGTCGAGCCGGGCAGTGCTGCGACGCTGCGTCATCTTCCGCACCGCCAACGACGTCGCCTTCTCATGCCGCCACATCGACTACTCGTCGCTGATGGCCTCCATGACGCTCCTGCTCGGCCACCTCAGCCGGCCCCCCGGCGTGCGCGAGGAAGACTGGTCCAGACAGCGCAACGAAGACCGCGCGTTGGCAGTCAAGGTCGTCGCCaagatggaggagctggcTCTTCTGAACGACGATAAGCTGTCGAACGAGAGCGCCGACATCATCCGGAAGCTCCTCCCCATCGTCGACTGCTGCAACGGCATGACGCCGGCGCAGTTccaaggcgaggaggcccgGAACCTGCAGCTCGTGATCCCGTATCTAGGcgtcatcaacatcaacacgaCCACCAACCAGGCAGCCGAGTCGTGCACCGTCGACCTGAGCCACTCACAGCTCGCGACGCCGACCaacaccgccaccaccaccaccaccgccgccgccgtggcgtCCGAGACCTACCAGGAGATGACGCCCCCCGAGCTGTGCGCCGAGGCGCTGCTGGGCCAGGACAACACCATCCCCCACGAGGATCCCTCCGCCGGGTTGTTCAGCACTGACTGTCTGGAGGGGTGGTCATGCCCCGGCATTACAGCAGAAGCCGGCGACTGGACGTTCCAGGGCGTCGACACGACGTACTGGTCTCTTCTGAACAGCGGCATGGCCTGCAACTTTACCCAGTGA
- a CDS encoding Putative fungal transcription factor translates to MMERQSSEYKFVTVDAGEEGTFQAVTKSIRSHAIRTAIQRGGSQLGASTALVSQGTIRGKAHLKGRFRLGGTAPKTRKAKNQSRKNTADPLSPDIYELLSETSPPPWIQRLGSDGADPFNTLPIPSSPSVDALVKYFTTRFNLNSTTTDTQRPWFPYAMQSALIMRATLALAAEFLTATMPSPDPELQREGYQQKGEAMRIVRSRLESQESAQKASDDLSVLAGVAMLGSVEAFQGRFSAANVHLTGLHAMITARGGPDTIRHDYILCRSINWIDIQVASGLGRVPKFPMFHTLDQVTLPPSVVSRAASPPLRHLDRLAGHSPGESVEPRRIFTALRQAVCAGAAGVSADDVRIVMNTADSTMLHFLYAERRTAASPVQKRFLVLVSAAQVFLYAALREIPTTGHMVRILVARMRAALDDADAIALIWVPHDAALLWVLFVGVVGSGAASQDRAWFLGRLHRVLERARDALPPERRRREDLQQLLAGFLWRDKYCLPVLDEIWASWERGVT, encoded by the exons ATGATGGAGCGCCAATCTTCTGAATACAAGttcgtcaccgtcgacgccggcgaggagggaacCTTTCAGGCCGTCACCAAGTCCATCCGGAGCCATGCCATCCGGACCGCCATCCAACGGGGCGGCTCCCAGCTGGGGGCCTCGACGGCCCTCGTGTCTCAAGGGACCATAAGGGGCAAGGCGCACTTGAAGGGCCGCTTCAGGCTGGGCGGCACAGCGCCCAAGACTAGAAAGGCCAAGAACCAGAGCCGCAAGAACACTGCCGACCCTCTG TCCCCGGATATCTACGAGTTGCTGTCAGAGACATCTCCTCCGCCATGGATCCAACGGCTGGGCAGCGACGGTGCCGACCCCTTCAACACGTTGCCGATACCCAGCAGTCCATCGGTTGACGCCCTCGTCAAGTACT TCACCACCAGGTTCAATCTCAACTCGACCACGACGGACACGCAGCGGCCATGGTTCCCCTACGCCATGCAGAGCGCTCTCATCATGCGCGCCACGctcgcccttgccgccgagttcctgacggcgacgatgccgtcgcccgaccccgAGCTGCAGCGGGAAGGGTACCAGCAAAAGGGCGAGGCCATGCGCATCGTCCGAAGCCGCCTCGAGTCCCAAGAGTCGGCCCAGAAGGCGAGCGACGACCTGTCGGTGCTGGCCGGAGTGGCCATGTTGGGGAGCGTTGAG GCTTTCCAGGGccgcttctcggccgccaaCGTCCACCTGACCGGGCTCCACGCCATGATCACAGCCCGCGGCGGACCGGACACGATCAGGCACGATTACATCCTCTGCCGTTCTATCAACTG GATCGACATCCAAGTGGCCTCGGGCCTGGGCCGAGTACCCAAGTTCCCCATGTTCCACACGCTCGACCAGGTGACGCTCCCACCGTCGGTCGTCAGccgggcggcgtcgccgccgctgcgccACCTGGACCGGCTCGCGGGCCACAGCCCGGGCGAGAGCGTCGAGCCGCGGCGGATCTTCACGGCGCTCCGGCAGGCCGTCTGcgccggggcggcgggggtgTCGGCGGACGACGTGCGGATCGTCATGAACACGGCGGACAGCACGATGCTGCACTTCCTGTACGCGGagcggcggacggcggcgtcgccggtgCAGAAGCGGTTCCTCGTGCTCGTGTCGGCGGCGCAGGTGTTCCTGTACGCGGCGCTGCGCGAGATCCCGACGACGGGCCACATGGTCCGGATCCTCGTGGCGCGGATGCGCgcggcgctcgacgacgccgacgccatcgccctcatcTGGGTCCcgcacgacgccgccctgctgTGGGTCCTgttcgtcggcgtcgtcgggtccGGCGCGGCATCGCAGGACCGGGCCTGGTTCCTCGGGAGGCTGCACCGCGTGCTCGAGAGGGCGCGCGAcgcgctgccgcccgagAGACGTAGGCGCGAGgacctgcagcagctgctcGCGGGGTTCCTGTGGAGGGACAAGTATTGCCTGCCGGTGCTGGACGAGATCTGGGCCTCGTGGGAGCGCGGCGTCACGTAG
- a CDS encoding Putative amino acid transporter, transmembrane domain-containing protein: MDHDQIRQNQPAGAEYKDSKSEGAAVAPQFSRDAVFPGEVVGEVTDLNRQDLEKQKAAQGSAHFHRLGWKRLTVVLIVEAIALGSLSLPAAFATLGMVAGVILCIALGMVAIYTSNVVGQVKIKFPHVSHYADAGHLMFGRLGYEIIGVMFALQLTFLVSSHVLTGAIALGNITNDGACSIVFAVVSAIILLLLAIPPSFAEVAILGYIDFVSIILAIGITIIATGINKDSITTAAWSAWPKEGITFAEAFIAITNIVFAYSFAICQFSFMDEMHTPQDYVKSIWALGLIEIFIYTLTGALIYAFVGQDVHSPALLSAGNLISKIAFGVALPVIFISGSINTTVVGRYIHGRVYKDSIIRFINTKMGWITWLVLITVITVIAFIIAEAIPFFSELLSISSSLFISGFTFYFPALMWFMLIRDGSPFAKHNLTKTALNGLAFVIGVVVLVCGTYASIVEIELKFRTGKINSPFTCAPLG; this comes from the exons ATGGATCACGATCAGATCAGACAGAACCaacccgccggcgccgagtaCAAGGACAGCAAgtccgagggcgccgccgtggccccCCAGTTCTCCCGCGATGCCGTCTTCCCCGgtgaggtcgtcggcgaggtcaCCGACCTCAACCGCCAGGACCTCGAGAAGCAAAAGGCCGCCCAGGGCAGCGCCCACTTCCACCGCCTCGGCTGGAAGCGCCTTaccgtcgtcctcatcgtcgaggccatcgccctcggcagcCTGAGTCTCCCGGCCGCTTTCGCCACCCTCGGCatggtcgccggcgtcatcctctgcatcgccctcggcatgGTCGCCATCTACACCagcaacgtcgtcggccaggtcAAGATCAAGTTCCCCCACGTCTCCCActacgccgacgccggccacCTCATGTTCGGCCGCCTCGGCTACGAGATCATCGGCGTCATGTTCGCCCTGCAGTTGACCTTCCTCGTCAGCTCCCACGTCCTcaccggcgccatcgccctcggtAACATCACAAACGACGGCGCCTGCTCCATCGTCTTTGCCGTCGTCTCCGCCAtcatcctgctgctgctggccatcCCCCCGTCcttcgccgaggtcgccatcCTGGGCTACATCGACTTCGtctccatcatcctcgccatcggcatcaccatcatcgctaccggcatcaacaaggactccatcaccaccgccgcctggTCCGCCTGGCCCAAGGAGGGCATCAccttcgccgaggccttcatcgccatcaccaacatCGTCTTCGCCTACTCCTTCGCCATCTGCCAGTTCTCCTTCATGGACGAGATGCACACCCCCCAGGACTACGTCAAGTCCATCTGGGCTCTCGGTCTGATTGAGATCTTCATCTACACCCTCACTGGCGCCCTCATCTACGCCTTTGTCGGCCAGGACGTCCACTCCCCCGCCCTGCTGTCCGCCGGCAACCTCATCTCCAAGATCGCCTtcggcgtcgccctgcccgtcatcttcatctcgggCTCCATCAACACCACTGTCGTCGGCCGCTACATCCACGGCCGCGTCTACAAGGACTCCATCATCCGCTTCATCAACACCAAGATGGGCTGGATCACCTGGCTGGTGCTCATCACCGTCATCACCGTCATCgccttcatcatcgccgaggccatccccttcttctccgagCTGCTGTCAATCAGCTCCTCGCTCTTCATCTCCGGCTTCACCTTTTACTTCCCGGCCCTGATGTGGTTCATGCTCATCCGCGACGGCTCCCCCTTTGCCAAGCACAACCTGACCAAGACGGCGCTCAACGGCCTTGCCTTTGTCATCGGTGTCGTTGTCCTCGTGTGCGGTACCTACGCCAGTATCGTCGAGATT GAGCTCAAGTTCAGGACTGGAAAGATCAACAGCCCCTTCACCTGTGCCCCTCTTGGCTAG
- a CDS encoding Putative integrin alpha, aldos-2-ulose dehydratase/isomerase (AUDH), Cupin domain-containing protein, which yields MSSADFAVPDFGRAVIEGDRTDGYWVETFKFQKDEVPGLVASGLASGEIEFLDNPIAAARHAAKAKGESFDPSTVDITGEWKKYQVAKFSSPVAVVAVDINRNGLTDIVVCHDYGPFMLECDVNGGWISWLENPGRDKLGEPWKIRMIGRWPAMHRMKAGYFTQKSVMEIVAASVVYGRHDKVTPIPIIRFQAPEDVLNATEWQRSIIDDENFTVIHELTVKKFNGPTGLDSIVVSSREGANWLYYEGGEWKRQLLSIGEPKEDRQLPNSQAPGSGDHWGTGCADAGRIGDDPFAYIATLDPFHGTTACVLSKVGRGMKDSKWQRHILDVYGTPNQLMKYGDGPGHYIICADFDGDGDDEFLLALFGSLDRDKNLKSVIPVKGPNPNKGIMYYKAIDVEKGLFAKWKIAEESSARIAIGNFSGTDRLDLISVEYNVPRYYEEPKPVITLHVNKFAKPKPAVTERHIVPTVWDNEGLVYLARPSEVKSPQSFPLIEVANYAISVEIHPPGARIPLGQNDGVKVLYGSVADIEGTRSALGLPSFPRIASVQSEDRELSADKEKGVVLLRLVSVREQPEAWAKAEDVPVKTTFNTSELGLEFPELKFTKVEELWWGADFKGVDFTNMSGFYFRFQDDKSQIAHLQFWTAGPNVDCGVHNHGNDIFQEIHICLSPGTEDGGMWRLREGKDPKAAGPDDFDKVALPRLNEHGGLWYRDSYGDAVRGHNNVVSYPWHKWQGGSKGKNVDVWLALEFNPSLVL from the exons ATGTCGTCCGCCGACTTTGCAGTGCCCGATTTTGGGCGAGCCGTCATCGAAGGCGACCGTACGGACGGATATTGGGTTGAGACTTTCAAGTTTCAAAAAGACGAAGTGCCTGGTCTTGTTGC ATCAGGTCTGGCGTCCGGCGAGATCGAGTTCCTCGACAACCccattgccgccgcccggcaTGCAGcaaaggccaagggcgaAAGCTTCGACCCCTCAACGGTTGACATCACCGGGG AGTGGAAGAAGTACCAGGTGGCCAAGTTCTCGagccccgtcgccgtcgtggcggTCGACATCAACAGGAACGGCCTGACGGACATTGTCGTCTGCCACGACTACGGTCCGTTTATGCTCGAGTGCGACGTCAACGGCGGCTGGATCTCGTGGCTCGAGAACCCCGGCCGCGACAAGCTCGGAGAGCCGTGGAAGATCCGGATGATCGGCCGCTGGCCCGCCATGCACCGCATGAAGGCGGGCTACTTCACGCAAAA GTCTGTCATGGAGATTGTCGCCGCTTCCGTTGTTTACGGACGACATGATAAG GTCACTCCTATTCCCATTATCCGTTTCCAGGCTCCGGAAGATGTTCTCAATGC GACGGAGTGGCAACGCTCGATCATTGACGACGAGAACTTCACCGTCATCCACGAGTTGACAGTCAAGAA GTTCAACGGCCCGACAGGGCTCGACTCCATCGTGGTCTCATCCCGCGAGGGCGCCAACTGGCTCTACtacgagggcggcgagtggAAGCGCCAACTGCTGTCCATCGGCGAGCCCAAGGAGGACCGGCAGCTGCCCAACTCGCAGGCGCCGGGCTCGGGCGACCACTGGGGCACCGGGTGCGCCGATGCCGGCCGGATCGGCGACGACCCGTTCGCCTACATCGCCACGCTCGATCCCTTCCACGGCACGACGGCCTGCGTGCTGTCCAAGGTCGGCCGGGGCATGAAGGACTCCAAGTGGCAGCGCCACATCCTAGACGTCTACGGCACGCCCAATCAGCTGATGAAGTACGGGGACGGGCCGGGGCACTACATTATCTGTGCTGATTTCGACG gtgatggcgacgacgagttcCTCCTTGCTCTCTTTGGCTCGCTTGACCGCGACAAGAACCTGAAGTCTGTCATT cCTGTCAAGGGGCCCAATCCTAATAAA GGCATCATGTACtacaaggccatcgacgtcgagaagggcctGTTTGCCAAGTGGAAGATTGCCGAAGAGTCATCTGCCCGCATCGCCATTGG CAACTTCAGCGGCACCGACAGGCTCGACCTCATCTCGGTCGAGTACAACGTCCCCCGCTACTACGAGGAGCCTAAGCCCGTCATCACGCTCCACGTGAACAAGTTCgccaagcccaagcccgccGTCACGGAACGCCACATCGTGCCGACCGTCTGGGACAACGAGGGCCTCGTGTACCTCGCCCGCCCCAGCGAGGTCAAGTCCCCGCAGTCGTTCCCGCTCATCGAGGTCGCCAACTACGCCATCAGCGTCGAGATCCACCCGCCCGGCGCCAGGATCCCGCTCGGCCAGAacgacggcgtcaaggtGCTATACggctccgtcgccgacatcgaggGCACGCGCTCCGCCCTGGGGCTGCCGTCCTTCCCGCGCATCGCGTCCGTCCAGAGCGAGGACAGGGAGCTCAgcgccgacaaggagaagggcgtcgTCCTGCTGCGGCTCGTCTCCGTCCGTGAGCAGCCCGAGGCGTGGGCCAAGGCTGAGGACGTGCCGGTCAAGACGACCTTCAACACGAGCGAGCTCGGGCTCGAGTTCCCGGAGCTCAAGTTCaccaaggtcgaggagctctgGTGGGGGGCCGACTTCAAGGGGGTCGACTTCACCAACATGTCTGGCTTCTACTTCCGCTTCCAGGACGACAAGTCGCAGATTGCCCACTTGCAATTCTGGACCGCCG GCCCCAACGTCGACTGCGGCGTGCACAACCATGGCAACGACATCTTCCAGGAGATCCACATCTGCCTCTCGCCCGGcaccgaggacggcggcatgTGGCGGCTCAGGGAGGGCAAGGACCCCAAGGCGGCCGGGCCCGACGACTTCGACAAGGTGGCGCTGCCGCGGCTCAACGAGCACGGCGGGCTGTGGTACCGGGACTCgtacggcgacgccgtccgcgGGCACAACAACGTCGTGTCGTACCCGTGGCACAAGTGGcagggcggcagcaagggGAAGAACGTAGACGTCTGGCTGGCGCTCGAGTTCAACCCGAGCCTTGTGCTGTAG